In the genome of Vibrio ziniensis, the window AGGCGTGCTTGATATTAAAAAGTCCTGTTGGTGTAACGATCCCACAATTACTTTTCCTGAAGAGCTGTTATCACAAATCCCTCCTGAACTGAGAAGAAAAGCCTGCATCTGCAAAACCTGCGTTTTGAATTTTCAAGCATCACAGAAATCACAATAACCCCCTCTATTTTTCCCTTTAAAAACAATATTTTTTATCAATTTATAATTTATCACCTATGCTTATCTATTGGAGTGCCGAGTTGTTGAACAGCCTGCACTTCTCTGTTTGCAATTTGGAATAGCGGCTTTGATGTAACACCTGTTTCCAAGACGTTTGTCACCTTTCATCGCTCTGGCTTATTCCTTGCTTAAACAACCATATACCTAACCATCTCATATGGTTCAGGTTTAGAAGTAGTTAACTTCAACAAAGCCTTAACAGGAAGTTATAAGGCAACCACCTCTGATTAGGCAGACCATAACTGGGAAGTGCTGATCACGTATTCACTGTTGGTTGCCATAAAGGACGGAACGACCATGGATAAATTAACTAAAAACTACAACTCCGAAATGTTCTTTGATGAACTCATTGATAGCGAAGGAAAGCCTCGTCAATCGGCTTCACAACTACTCACTTACTTAGAATCATTACCAGCTGAAGAGCTTGAAAAACGTCGGCTTACCGCTGAAACCACCATTCAGGAAATGGGGATAAGTTTCACGGTTTACACCGAAGAGGGAAACATTGACCGAGCTTGGCCTTTTGACATCATACCGCGCACCATTGATGCCAAAGACTGGCAGGTCGCAGAGAAAGGATTAAAGCAAAGACTTACGGCTCTCAACCGCTTTATTGATGACCTTTATCACGATCAAAAGTGCATTAAAGACGGCGTTATTCCTAAGCACATTATCGAGGAATCGAAAAACTTCCGCCCTGAATGCATCGGGGTGTCGCCCGCTTTTGGTGTGTGGGCACACATTTGTGGCACCGATTTGGTGCGCGCAGATGACGGCCAGTTCTATGTACTTGAAGATAACCTGCGTGTTCCTTCAGGTGTATCGTATATGCTCGAAAACCGTGCAATCACCAAACGCGTTCTTCCAGAGCTATTTGAAAACGACGATATTCTTCCAGTCGACTCATACACGTCAAGACTGTTTGATATGCTGGCAGCCCTTTCTCCACGTGCGATTGAGCATCCAGAAATAGTCGTTTTGACACCGGGTATCTATAACTCTGCGTATTTCGAACATGCGTTCTTAGCTCAGCAAATGGGTGTAGAACTGGTTGAAGGTGGCGATTTATATGTCGACACCGACGACTGTGTTTACATGAAAACTATCTACGGACCAGAACGCGTTGACGTTATTTATCGTCGTATTGATGACTGGTTTATTGACCCAGAAGTGTTCCATCCGGAATCAATGCTTGGCGTTCCCGGATTAATGCGAGCTTGGAAAGCGGGTAACGTGGCTCTGGCTAACGCTCCAGGCGCTGGCGTTGCTGATGACAAAGTGGTTTATGCCTATGTACCCGACCTGATTCGTTATTATCTTGATGAGGAACCGATTCTACCGAACGTAGAAACCTTCCTATGTGAAGATGAAGAACAGCGTGCTTACGTGTTAGCCAACCTAGATAAGCTAGTAGTAAAACCAGCCAACGAGTCCGGTGGTTACGGTATGCTTGTTGGTCCTCACTCTACGGAAGAAGAGCGAGTTCTTTTTGCAGACTTAATACAAAAGAACCCTCGTAATTACATAGCGCAACCAACACTAAAACTCTCCACGGCTCCTACTTTGGTCGACACCAACTGTATCGAACCTCGTCATTTGGATTTGCGTCCATTCATTTTGCAAAGCAACAAAATCTATGTCACTACAGGCGGGCTTACACGCGTTGCGTTGAAGAAAGGCTCCCTTGTCGTTAACTCGTCACAAGGCGGTGGTAGTAAAGACACATGGATTGTTAAGTCAAAAGGAGAGTAACAATGTTATCAAGAGTTGCTGAGCGCCTTTACTGGAGTGCGCGTTATTTGGAGCGAGTCGAAAACATTGCTCGCCTATTAAATGTTTACGATGAACTGCTGTATGACTTACCAAGAGACATTCGAATTTCTTGGTATAACCTTATCGAGATCAACGGCAGCGTTATTGATTACACCAGCAAATACAAAGATCACGGCGAACGTAATGTGGTGAAATATTTGCTTTCTGACATGGATAACCCAAGTTCCCTACTCGCCTCGCTCAATATGGTGCGTGAAAATATTCGTACCTCTCGCGATGTAGTCCCAGAGGAGATGTGGGAGCAGATCAACGAGCTAAACATCTACGCTAAAAAACACATTCAGCTAGGCATCAACCGTTCAGATCGGCACGTCTACCTGAATGACATCATTGAAGGTTGCCAAAAAGTGATTGGGCTTCTTGCCAACGCGATGCGTCGCGATGCAGGCTGGAGCTTTATTATCTTAGGTCGCTACCTAGAGCGCGCAGATATGAATACTCGTATTTTGGATTCTGCAGTGTCGATAATGAACCAATCAAGTGAAGAGGAGCGTCTTCACCTTGAGCAAGTCTTGTGGTCAAAAGTTCTCAAATCGCAGAGTGCCTATCTTAACTATCGCAGAACAATGCGTGCATCGGTCACTGGTGAAGATGCGGCGACATTTTTGCTGATGGATGAGTTCTTCCCTCGCTCACAAACATTTTGCTTAACGCAAATCAAAATCGCAGCTGAAGCACTTCCAAGTGCGGAAGAAGTGGTTGTTGAAGTTAATCGTCTACTTGATAACACCAAAGGCGTTGAGAGTGCAAAAGAGCTCAACATCGAATTCAGTAACTATCTCAATGACGTCCAGTTAGCCATTATCGACCTGCATAGCCAGATCCGAGAGACTTGGTTCCACTTCCGCCACGGAGAAGCTGCATGACCATTCGCGTAGCGATATTGCATAAAACAACTTATGAGTTTGACCGCGATGTGAATGTTTCTCCGCATGTGTTGCGCCTTCGACCGGCACCACACTCGCGCACGCACATTCATGGATATTCACTCAAGGTGTTACCTGAAAAGCACTTCATCAACTGGCAACAAGATGCGTTTGGCAACTATCAGGCGCGTCTAGTGTTCCCAGAAAAAATGCGCAAGCTGCAATTTGAAGTGGAAGTCATCGCCGATATGACGGTGATTAACCCCTTCGATTTCTTTATTGAAGAGTACGCCGAAACATACCCGTTCAAATACGACAGCCTACTAGAAGAAGAGTTAGCGCCGTATTTGAAACACGATGAACCAAACGCACTACTCTCGGCATGGCTTAAAGATGTCGACCGAAGCGAAACGCCAATTGTGAGTTTCCTTTCTAAGCTCAACAGCCAGCTTTCACAACAAATTGAATACGGTATTCGTTTAGAACCCGGCATTCAGAGTGCCGAAGAGACACTTACGCTTAGAAAAGGCTCTTGCCGCGATACTGCTTGGCTACTTATTGAAGTGCTGCGTAATCTCGGTTTAGCGGCTCGCTTTGCTTCCGGCTATTTAGTACAGCTTACTGCCGATGTAAAAGCCTTAGATGGTCCTTCAGGCCCTGAGCAAGATTTTACAGACCTGCACGCATGGTGCGAAGTCTACCTTCCGGGTGCCGGCTGGGTGGGTTTAGATCCTACCAGTGGCTTGTTTGCTGGTGAGGGACACATTCCCCTAGCCTGTACAGCAGATCCAGCATCTGCCGCGCCGATCACCGGTATGGTGGATGAGTGTGAATGCGAGTTTAGCTACACCAACACGGTTATTCGTATTCACGAAGATCCTCGTGTCACAAAGCCTTACAGCGATGATGAGTGGGAAAACATCAAAGCATTAGGGAATGCCGTTGATAAAGTTTTAGAGGAAGAAGATGTTCGCCTAACCATGGGCGGCGAACCCACGTTCGTCT includes:
- a CDS encoding circularly permuted type 2 ATP-grasp protein; the encoded protein is MDKLTKNYNSEMFFDELIDSEGKPRQSASQLLTYLESLPAEELEKRRLTAETTIQEMGISFTVYTEEGNIDRAWPFDIIPRTIDAKDWQVAEKGLKQRLTALNRFIDDLYHDQKCIKDGVIPKHIIEESKNFRPECIGVSPAFGVWAHICGTDLVRADDGQFYVLEDNLRVPSGVSYMLENRAITKRVLPELFENDDILPVDSYTSRLFDMLAALSPRAIEHPEIVVLTPGIYNSAYFEHAFLAQQMGVELVEGGDLYVDTDDCVYMKTIYGPERVDVIYRRIDDWFIDPEVFHPESMLGVPGLMRAWKAGNVALANAPGAGVADDKVVYAYVPDLIRYYLDEEPILPNVETFLCEDEEQRAYVLANLDKLVVKPANESGGYGMLVGPHSTEEERVLFADLIQKNPRNYIAQPTLKLSTAPTLVDTNCIEPRHLDLRPFILQSNKIYVTTGGLTRVALKKGSLVVNSSQGGGSKDTWIVKSKGE
- a CDS encoding cysteine-rich CWC family protein, translated to MLDIKKSCWCNDPTITFPEELLSQIPPELRRKACICKTCVLNFQASQKSQ
- a CDS encoding alpha-E domain-containing protein gives rise to the protein MLSRVAERLYWSARYLERVENIARLLNVYDELLYDLPRDIRISWYNLIEINGSVIDYTSKYKDHGERNVVKYLLSDMDNPSSLLASLNMVRENIRTSRDVVPEEMWEQINELNIYAKKHIQLGINRSDRHVYLNDIIEGCQKVIGLLANAMRRDAGWSFIILGRYLERADMNTRILDSAVSIMNQSSEEERLHLEQVLWSKVLKSQSAYLNYRRTMRASVTGEDAATFLLMDEFFPRSQTFCLTQIKIAAEALPSAEEVVVEVNRLLDNTKGVESAKELNIEFSNYLNDVQLAIIDLHSQIRETWFHFRHGEAA